The [Pseudomonas] carboxydohydrogena genome includes a window with the following:
- a CDS encoding endonuclease domain-containing protein, with product MSRRAIDHRVPRARRLRRDMTDAERKLWLYLRQSPLSDFHFRRQATIGPYFADFACHALRIVIEVDGGQHCEAGSDAVRTAYLEARGYRVLRFWNNDVLNNAEGIAEVISSVIAERIPPTPDPSPPQAGGGE from the coding sequence ATGTCGCGTCGTGCTATCGACCATCGCGTTCCGCGTGCGCGCCGGCTGCGTCGCGACATGACCGATGCTGAGCGGAAGTTGTGGCTCTATCTCCGGCAATCGCCCTTGAGTGATTTCCACTTTCGACGGCAAGCGACGATCGGGCCATACTTTGCCGACTTCGCCTGTCATGCATTGCGCATCGTGATCGAGGTGGACGGCGGCCAGCATTGCGAAGCTGGTTCCGATGCTGTCCGAACAGCCTATCTGGAAGCGCGCGGCTATCGCGTTCTTCGATTCTGGAATAATGACGTTCTCAATAACGCGGAAGGTATTGCTGAGGTTATTTCCTCGGTTATAGCCGAACGTATTCCCCCCACCCCCGACCCCTCCCCGCCGCAGGCGGGGGGAGGGGAGTAG